One Pseudorasbora parva isolate DD20220531a chromosome 4, ASM2467924v1, whole genome shotgun sequence genomic region harbors:
- the atp5md gene encoding ATP synthase membrane subunit DAPIT, mitochondrial, whose translation MGGHDAGTQHQFTGIAKYFNSYTITGRRNCVLATYASIAAIILFFKLKPKKQKAVTSS comes from the exons ATGGGTGGACACGACGCTGGAACTCAACACCAGTTCACTGGCATCGCCAAGTACTTCAATTCGTACACAATCACAGGCAGGAGGAAT TGTGTGTTGGCCACATACGCCAGCATTGCTGCCATTATCCTTTTCTTCAAATTGAAGCCCAAGAAGCAAAAGGCTGTGACATCAAGTTAA